From Lytechinus variegatus isolate NC3 chromosome 16, Lvar_3.0, whole genome shotgun sequence, the proteins below share one genomic window:
- the LOC121429412 gene encoding uncharacterized protein LOC121429412 yields the protein MKTLSASKYKINEFRQKKLGLLKDKYKRIKRYRERVLRRNLKKTLKRCEYFSKFDDVLKEFRDIVCHGPEYVCAVCFKLLFKNQVKKCAINNYKLQMYISTKYLHVCDSGCKKECSIYHSSRSSLWICFTCHRKLQSGTVPAEANMNNLELQEIPEELAHLNSLEQHLIALNIPFMKLLALPKGGQNGIHGPVVCVPSNTYETVNVLPRSQTEDQLIRVKLKRKLSYKGHYEYKFVNKSKILRGLHYLKMNNKYYVNVHVNDQWENVMKPTENDDETEEVIEINNKCRLREFLKGQEQQLQNILSHDEIEGEIHQNIDTNTKDSDKSDIEDEEDRFHGSHLNSCLQPADIGQEILDQYFDEIICCAPCEGKTPIRLLQDETNEAKCFPVLFPQGQPTYHDKRDQKLTLGRYLHNRLMHVDNRFAQNTDYIFYAQYSYEIQQVLSQVSIALRQSRSKKDNSSSIKASDLKCAEKIQNILKSDRGYKFLKQIRGTPPYWQKTQKDILAMVRQLGKPTWFASFSCADMRWPEMINTLLRQQGDSRKPSELDWAEKCNLIRSNPVTVARMYDKRFNTFLKKVILSPAAPIGIIDDFAFRHESQSRGSIHTHILLWVRHAPELGKDKDEEVVQFIDKYISCLNPDKNEDEELHEIVSSVQQHSKKHSKSCKKKGTVCRFNFPRPPSEKTFIIKVKDKDSSKHEETCKPPKKNENQADAKNSRKSDANELLNSVKNALSDGTEFNSAKQLFDKLGITQSQFQNAHNEIASQESIIIKRNPADVWINQFNPDLLRAWNANMDLQYVTNAYACVVYIVSYMSKAEREMGLLLSQTLSEMADGNKNAKDSMKQLGHVYLQNREVSAQESVFRVCSLKLKEYSRKVEFISVGPDPIRMSLPLSVIKSRPDCDNDDDENIWMPSKIERYKARPRNATFINMCLANFCSQYRILTACQKINKRSEHVFPLQNNLGYIQKRTRTKDAVIRYPRFSVTASPENYYMSILQLFLPHIVDEQLKPPGFKSYQEFYETGYVKLSGCEVTRVSSVVCDNMKKFEENANTIDQAQEHLERFGVPEDAWGLLCPESEVKRLELPSINVDMEDDNLAIPDLKDSPKADVCTIEIRSHKISNQDRHNMIRSLNEKQKMVFYKIRQWCLDKANGQQVQPFHIFITGGAGTGKSHLVKCLYYEATRILARILHNPDDISVLKMAPTGVAAYNINGHTIHSILSIPINAKMPYQPLSEEKISALRNKLSQLQIIIIDEISMVNQKLMYYIHSRLRQIKQSRDQTAFGCVSVIAVGDMFQLPPVWGNPLYKDTPEGSLWNDNFKKVELEQVMRQKDDTVFALLLNRLRTKDCNDIICDEDLTVLNSCVTGEECEDALHIYSCNKQVDEWNKKLLNKKCVNVMCIKAEDTERNAKNGSKIRQTPVTRCKSQLPSYLWIAVNARVMLLKNIDVSKGLTNGCFGNVTEIIKDQTDSKVVCIKVNFDKENVGIHSLDKCEEFLGNKYTRKQFPLKLAYACTIHKVQGLTLDRAVVSMKRTFQSGQAYVGLSRVSKLSGLVIESFDPKRIYCNPEIKERMKEMKEFIDKNDTEIIQHNNYTMILHNIQGLRQHFVDLNSQYQFLNSEIICLTETWINDDDTFDVFMDDFKLYHQPRRLSYNEFGTSSKFKNQSHGGVGMYIKKVNSSRLNISIDNLEFIATLISSHISVVVAVVYRPPSYNIKSFCQSLANLLNELNKSGTKCIITGDFNEDLLKGTSQIHQLMCTNGYTQHVLHATTENGTLIDHVYSKGIDSLKTEVIPIYYSYHEAIKVNF from the coding sequence ATGAAAACATTATCTGCATCTAagtataaaattaatgaattcaGACAAAAGAAGCTTGGATTGttgaaagataaatataaaagaaTTAAACGGTACAGAGAGAGGGTATTGCGCcgaaatttgaagaaaactttaaaaagatgtgagtatttttcaaaatttgatgatgttttaaaagaatttagagATATTGTGTGTCATGGACCGGAATATGTTTGTGCTGTCTGCtttaaacttctttttaaaaatcaagttaaGAAATGTGCTATTAACAATTATAAACTTCAGATGTATATTAGTACCAAGTACTTGCATGTTTGTGATTCAGGTTGTAAGAAAGAATGTTCAATATATCATTCATCAAGGTCATCACTGTGGATATGTTTCACTTGTCACAGAAAATTACAAAGTGGTACAGTACCTGCTGAAGCTAATATGAATAATTTGGAATTGCAAGAGATTCCAGAAGAACTTGCTCACCTTAACAGTTTAGAACAGCATTTGATAGCATTGAATATtccttttatgaaattattagcgcTCCCTAAAGGTGGTCAAAATGGTATTCATGGTCCTGTTGTGTGTGTCCCTTCAAATACGTATGAAACTGTTAATGTTTTACCTAGATCACAAACTGAAGATCAATTAATCCGTGTCAAACTCAAAAGAAAGTTGTCTTACAAAGGTCATTATGAGtataaatttgtaaacaaatctAAAATTCTGAGAGGATTACAttacttgaaaatgaataacaaatattATGTTAATGTTCATGTGAATGATCAGTGGGAAAATGTGATGAAACCGACTGAAAACGATGATGAAACTGAAGAAGTCATTGAGATCAATAATAAATGCCGATTACGGGAATTTTTAAAGGGACAAGAACAACAATTGCAGAATATCCTGTCACATGATGAAATTGAGGgtgaaattcatcaaaatattgatacaaatacAAAAGATTCAGATAAAAGTGACATTGAAGATGAAGAAGACCGATTTCATGGTAGTCACTTAAATTCATGTCTACAACCTGCTGATATTGGACAAGAAATCCTAGATCAGTATTTTGACGAGATAATATGCTGTGCTCCTTGTGAAGGAAAAACTCCTATACGTCTTTTGCAAGATGAAACAAACGAAGCAAAGTGCTTTCCAGTGTTGTTTCCTCAAGGTCAACCAACATACCATGATAAAAGAGATCAGAAGCTAACATTAGGACGCTATTTGCACAACCGATTGATGCATGTTGATAATAGATTTGCTCAAAATACAGACTACATATTTTATGCGCAATATAGTTATGAAATTCAGCAGGTTTTGTCTCAGGTTTCCATTGCATTAAGACAAAGTCGCAGCAAGAAAGATAATTCATCATCAATTAAGGCTTCAGATTTGAAATGTGCCgagaaaatacaaaacattttaaaatcagaCAGAGGATATAAATTCCTTAAACAGATTCGAGGTACACCTCCTTACTGGCAAAAGACACAGAAAGATATATTGGCAATGGTACGACAACTTGGAAAGCCAACATGGTTTGCATCATTTTCATGTGCAGATATGAGATGGCCAGAAATGATCAACACTTTGTTAAGACAACAGGGAGATAGCAGAAAACCTAGTGAGTTAGATTGGGCTGAAAAATGTAATCTCATTAGATCCAATCCTGTTACAGTTGCTAGGATGTATGATAAAagatttaatacttttttgaaGAAGGTAATTTTGTCACCAGCTGCACCGATTGGTATCATTGATGATTTTGCATTCCGCCACGAAAGCCAAAGTCGAGGTTCAATTCACACGCACATTTTGCTATGGGTGAGACATGCTCCAGAGCTGGGAAAAGACAAAGATGAAGAGGTTGTACAATTTATTGACAAGTACATTTCTTGTTTAAATCCAgataaaaatgaagatgaagaatTGCATGAAATAGTATCTTCAGTTCAGCAACACAGCAAGAAGCATTCAAagtcttgtaaaaaaaaaggaactgTGTGTAGATTTAATTTCCCAAGACCCCCTTCtgaaaaaacattcattattaaAGTTAAAGACAAAGATTCATCAAAACACGAGGAGACATGTAAACCCcccaaaaagaatgaaaatcaaGCAGATGCTAAGAACAGTCGTAAAAGCGATGCAAATGAGTTGTTGAATTCTGTTAAAAATGCTCTGTCTGATGGAACTGAATTTAACAGTGCAAAGCAACTTTTTGACAAACTTGGTATTACTCAAAGTCAATTTCAGAATGCACATAATGAAATTGCATCCCAAGAGAGTATCATCATCAAAAGAAACCCTGCTGATGTATGGATAAATCAATTTAACCCAGATTTATTGAGAGCTTGGAATGCCAATATGGACTTACAGTATGTAACAAATGCATACGCATGTGTTGTTTATATAGTATCTTACATGTCAAAAGCTGAACGAGAAATGGGACTACTTTTGAGTCAAACTCTTTCTGAGATGGCTGATGGAAATAAAAATGCCAAAGATAGTATGAAACAACTTGGTCATGTTTACCTGCAAAATCGTGAAGTATCGGCCCAAGAGAGTGTATTTCGTGTTTGTAGCCTTAAATTGAAGGAATATTCTCGAAAAGTAGAATTCATATCTGTTGGTCCAGACCCAATAAGGATGAGTTTACCATTAAGTGTGATAAAAAGCAGACCagattgtgataatgatgatgatgagaacaTCTGGATGCCCAGCAAAATAGAAAGATACAAAGCCCGTCCCAGAAATGCAACATTTATCAATATGTGCCTTGCTAATTTCTGCTCTCAATATAGAATATTGACCGCATGTCAAAAAATTAATAAGAGAAGTGAACATGTTTTTCCGCTTCAAAATAATTTAGGATATATTCAAAAACGAACGCGTACTAAAGATGCTGTAATAAGGTATCCAAGATTTTCAGTCACTGCTTCACCTGAAAATTATTACATGAGCATACTACAGCTTTTTCTGCCGCATATTGTGGATGAACAGTTGAAACCTCCAGGGTTCAAAAGTTATCAAGAATTTTATGAGACAGGCTATGTGAAATTATCTGGATGTGAAGTTACCAGAGTAAGTTCTGTTGTGTGTGATAATATGaaaaagtttgaagaaaatgcaAATACCATTGATCAGGCTCAAGAACATTTGGAACGTTTTGGCGTACCAGAAGATGCATGGGGCCTTTTATGTCCTGAGAGTGAAGTAAAAAGACTTGAACTTCCTAGTATTAATGTGGATATGGAAGATGATAATCTTGCTATTCCCGATTTAAAAGATTCTCCTAAAGCAGACGTGTGTACGATAGAAATTAGATCGCACAAGATTTCTAACCAAGACAGACATAATATGATACGGTCTTTGAATGAGAAACAAAAGATGGTTTTCTACAAAATAAGACAATGGTGCTTAGATAAAGCAAATGGACAACAGGTTCaaccttttcatatatttatcaCAGGTGGTGCTGGAACTGGAAAGAGTCATTTAGTGAAATGTCTATATTATGAAGCAACCCGTATATTAGCAAGAATTTTACATAATCCTGATGATATTTCAGTGTTGAAAATGGCTCCAACTGGTGTAGCTGCTTACAATATCAATGGTCACACCATTCACAGCATTCTATCCATTCCAATAAATGCTAAAATGCCGTATCAGCCACTtagtgaagaaaaaataagtgCTCTTCGTAATAAGTTAAGTCAATTGCAAATTATAATAATCGATGAGATATCAATGGTAAATCAGAAGTTAATGTATTACATTCACAGTCGTTTGCGACAAATAAAACAATCCCGTGATCAGACTGCTTTTGGTTGTGTATCGGTAATCGCTGTTGGTGACATGTTTCAGTTACCTCCTGTTTGGGGAAACCCATTGTATAAAGATACACCTGAAGGATCACTATGGAATGATAACTTCAAAAAAGTAGAACTTGAACAGGTAATGAGGCAAAAGGATGATACAGTGTTTGCTTTACTTTTAAACAGATTGCGGACGAAAGACTGTAATGACATTATATGTGATGAAGATTTGACAGTGTTAAATTCTTGTGTAACAGGCGAAGAATGTGAAGATGCTCTACATATATATTCTTGCAACAAACAAGTAGATGAATGGAACAAGAAATTgctgaataaaaaatgtgtaaatgttATGTGCATAAAAGCAGAAGACACTGAACGAAATGCTAAAAACGGGAGCAAAATCCGTCAAACACCTGTCACACGATGTAAGAGTCAGTTGCCTAGTTATCTGTGGATTGCTGTAAATGCAAGAGTTATGTTGCTCAAAAACATAGATGTTAGCAAAGGGCTTACCAATGGATGTTTCGGAAATGTAACTGAAATAATTAAGGATCAAACAGATTCCAAAGTAGTTTGTATCAAAGTAAATTTCGACAAAGAAAATGTTGGTATTCACTCTCTTGATAAATGTGAAGAATTTCTAGGTAATAAATATACTAGGAAGCAGTTTCCACTCAAGCTCGCTTATGCATGTACAATCCATAAAGTTCAAGGTTTGACATTGGACAGAGCGGTGGTATCaatgaaaagaacatttcaATCTGGACAGGCATATGTTGGACTAAGTCGAGTGTCTAAGTTATCAGGACTAGTAATAGAAAGTTTTGATCCCAAGAGAATATATTGCAATCCagagataaaagaaagaatgaaagaaatgaaagagtttattgacaaaaatgatactgaaatcattcaacaCAACAATTACACAATGATTTTACACAATATACAAGGATTAAGACAGCATTTTGTGGATCTCAATTCTCAGTATCAATTTTTGAATTCTGAAATCATTTGTTTGACTGAGACAtggattaatgatgatgatacgtTTGATGTTTTTATGGATGATTTTAAATTGTATCATCAACCACGTAGACTTTCATACAATGAATTTGGTACTTCAAGCAAgtttaaaaatcaatcacatGGCGGTGTTGGAATGTACATCAAGAAAGTGAATTCAAGTAGGTTGAATATATCTATAGATAATTTAGAGTTTATTGCAACTCTTATTAGTAGtcatatttctgttgttgttgcAGTTGTATATCGTCCTCCGTCATATAATATAAAGTCATTTTGTCAAAGTCTAGCTAATTTattgaatgaattgaataaaagtggcaCAAAATGTATTATAACAGGTGATTTTAATGAAGATTTATTGAAAGGAACTTCACAGATACATCAGTTAATGTGTACGAATGGTTACACACAGCATGTATTGCATGCTACTACAGAGAATGGAACATTGATAGATCACGTTTATAGTAAAGGAATCGATTCATTGAAAACAGAAGTCATACCAATATATTATAGTTATCATGAAGCAATCAAAGTAAATTTTTAG